DNA from Plasmodium yoelii strain 17X genome assembly, chromosome: 13:
tttatagtaaataaactaatgtatatataagtatctctattatttgaatttaaaactttagcataaaatgaaactatatataatcaaaaattaaaaggatagtatacatatatctataatctaattttttattaatatgcatatttttattgattattaaaaatgttagatgcataaaattccttttatagataacgttgtattttcgattctcgatcggtatttcatgcatctatattttatgaatatctattattacagttcagttggataagatgatttaaatcaaaataaatatgatacaagttataagttttactaaataaaattttcactaaataaaaaaacatattattatatgcataattgAATATAGCTCTGGGTTATCAAGacttatataataggcaattatgatattgAATAATATGACTTCATATATAGTCaacatctatattaatatattctatataaaaattttattttaatcatataaaataggTATGAACAcccaattatatatattataacttataaaacaTGTTGCGCAATTCATTACATATTAGCTTATGACCCTTCTTGGTTAGATATTTGGACTTTTGATTTCATcttgtgattaaacatacgaatatagtacatatattaaattagtgtttaattataaaaattaaatacagatataatacttagccctaaccccaatatgggttccaTAAGCACAACCCTGACCcttaacataaaaactatataaaattatgcaaaaattggaaaaaaattactccccaatagacagtttcttaaaatatatcaataattattactattcctggaaTAATCATTATTCGTCGAATcttatattaatgatttattctcttctttatattttttagcttttctcttaatttttgtttttgaaatcgtttccgaaatccaaataacgaatactaatataaaatgtaaagaagtatacgatttttttgttaacgtagaatatatataatgaaaataattttttaattccttattatttaccttataagaaattcctaaaaaaaatgctattgcaccaaatatcgataaaactataaataatttgtttcctATCGACGGACTTTGTGCTATAGCTTCAGAAGTTTGTGCAGAAATTAGTTGAGAATTTTGTTCGGATCtttttacacatttttttgGTGTTTTTATCTCTGGAAAGGATGAACTATCGCTACATTtactttttaaattatcataatcagttgataaaGTACACAATAGTTGATTATATGAATTGTTTCCATTATCagtatcattatcattaagGAGTTTTTGATATTCATCAACAAATTTATTAGCATCTTTCAAATAGTTAttgcattttttattgtCATCATCAATTTTAGTATACATTTcacataaaattttaaataactcGTAAAGTTTAGACACTTTATCTTTAGAAATAttcatcaatttttttttttcatttataagTTCAATGAAACTAGTATAGTTGTTgtgattttttatatttgctttataaaaattatttagatTGGTGAAGTTGTCATCTCGAGTACTCTtcaggtttaacatataacataaccatatcataatgtattcAACCACATTGATGTTACTTGTTTCGCTAGAATTAAACAAACCAGAAACCCCAAAGAGTCcattaaacaaataataaaatccagcattaatttttCCGTAATCACTATTACATTCATAATCAAAACAATAACCATCTAAAAAATTTTGTTCtttaaattcatattttccTTTATCCAATTTATCAGGAAATTTATCCCATAGATTCTCGAACTTTTCACACTaggaaaacatttaaaaacatttattagaaatatatattattgaacatttgattaaaataaagtttaatgatatttatatgtaatacaatatcaaaaatgcatataccactgctttattcattataatggaattttatttttgatttgtaaattgaatagaatcatgctattttatatatgatgcaccaaatatgtgacgcaaatactttaccctatatataacagctatctgtagttaaatatattataagtttttcaataattaaattaatataaaataataatacagtagtattactaaaatcatattatacttattttatgaaaattagctaaattaccttaaatagagggttgctTATACACTTTtgccatatgtatatatgatgaattttataaaaaaaatacaattcttactaacatttggtataattttattataaaaatggatatacttctataaagaatttaaagtGTATATTTGAACATAGGAaaggtatatatttatattttatgttttaatgattgcCCTCCTAAAACTAATAttgtataaatctaaaaaatataaaattatattattactagaatccttaaaaatatataaatagtgatttttaaacatatattaaatatttatatacttgtttcttataatatataccaatattttattaaaattataacatttataaaataagttgcattgttccctttttaattgcatatacataattttagtattatttttatttaatatatatccattccAATTATagttaacattttcaataactttatttttattcctatatatttCAATTTAGAATTATACCTTATtaggtaattttataatatattttgcacatttTTTCCGCGGTTTAAAACGAGAGTTAGCATTGGACcagtatttataagcttaaataagactgttaatgcatattgtttttaaaataatacttagtaaatattaaatattaacatataaataactattgatgcaaaatttaaagtataataaaaaatcatgTGTAATTAGGTTggtatatttacattttagataggagagataagggaagtatgtttttttaagacaaggatgtagtcatataagatttacttattctacatagtttaattatgttttatatttctactattaaaattttcaattaatgtatacattataaataaattagaattattacatttctatatatatagtttgcttttaaattttaataaataatataatattatattttttataataattaactCAGACTCATAAtgaaaaactatatttttaagtaaactatagaattattaatattattttgcttgaTAGCGTTAATTCTAATCTTAccacattaaaaaatattaagtcaaaattgtaatatttcatttgatatgtatgcatacaattttaaCCTTATCATACctttaataatatgtataattaatatatatcaacgtATTCGAATCAAATGgatttaatgattttttcgtatttaatatgtttatctattgttattactattactattattattgtcatatcactgtatagtacaaTGAGATAATTAATTCACTCAAGAGGAATATTTTAATCcaatttgtatttttcctTGTTTCATagttttaaagtataacattttagatcatattatttcgtaataacaatatatttaaattatatatttgtgaatttgtatatatataataacctaataaaaatattattggttcaaattaattattacatactttTCCTGTATattttgcattaatatataattgtatatatttccaaatttaacatatttcagtTTTTGCCacatatacaatattatatatatattagaacaataacgctattctatatataatattatttataattattagaaaaattattagaacaaactataacattaaattttattaatatacttatgttttattgttttaactattttaaatataatttatttataccttaaaatataaaatttacaaattaatagtgatttatctattattatatcttatgataaataaattatggcATATAAAGCaatttctattaatactaattaattttaatacataTGTAAAGGAATTACAAAAGAAAATAGTAACTACTATTAcaacttaaaaatatattgtatatatagttcaattttttatgtgttactaaaaatgttagaagcataataatattttatagacaatgttatattctcgatcgatatttatgaatctatattttatgattatctattatatattggtgatatgtttaattaatatcAAAAACCCATATATTAATccgaatatatattgtaatgtagatgaatattcaaaatgaatAATCTTATAATTAATACCCATCCTCAtataatgctattattacagttcggttgtataatataatttaaattaaagtAGTTGTAACACAAATTATAGGCtttctaaataaaattttcgtcaaataaagaaacatattttgATATCCACAATTTAATATGGTTCCTAATCAAGTTTTATATAGgcaattattatatagcaCAATACGACTTCATATATAACCAATATCTAtactaatatatacaatataaatattttactttaaCAATATTATGTCGGTAtaaacactcaattatacatattgtaatttattaaaaaatgttatgcatcccctttcatattaatggctATGTTCCTTTTGTGGGTGTACATATTTGGACTTATTTtcgatattatatatacaggtatagtatatatatttaatagcAATTTATagacaaataaatatgatcaaattataaacaaattcataaaaaaatacccTCAACCCAAAACATAGGTTCCATAGAACAAAACTATAACACATAGTACATAATCATGACCCAAAATACAGATTCCCTAAAACACATCCTTGAACCTtttcatatacatatatatcatCATAATACTATTGATTCAATTAGATACTTGTAATATATCTATGAAATTGTTTATAGTATCAttctattaataaatttcaaaatatgatatttcgtcaaattttattttcattatataaaatataaacatatgtatataaaaatatatgcatacaaataataaataatatgattatAACAAATGGATCAATATTATTTCAATTATGAATTATTTTCGGAATATTCTTTCACGAATTGTATActataaataagtataaacggaaaaattcatataaatatataatcaaaatatattacatttgttttaataattacataataaaattataaacttAAAATACGAGCTCgtaaatgtataaatttCTAGCATAATTCATTTGTCTATAGGTATCACATGCCAAACATTGTAGTTTAAGTGATAATTAAAAAGAATAATTTTGTTCGTTTTTTAGTTCGATATCACttgaatataattattatatgaagattatttacttatttttttttgaaaggtatttttctatttcttCTTTAGATTCTAATAAAATCTTAAAAAGTTCTGGATTGTTTTCAAGAATTTTTTCCAGGTATTGTTGCATCAGGGATACTTCCTTAGTAGTAAATTGATCACTATTTGAATATAGTTTCCCGATTGATTCTTTTAATTGTAATATATACTCTAAAtgtttttgattttttgGAATAAACTCAGGCTTAATTACTTTCATCCACATTGCCACATTAGGAAGAG
Protein-coding regions in this window:
- a CDS encoding PIR protein translates to MNKAVCEKFENLWDKFPDKLDKGKYEFKEQNFLDGYCFDYECNSDYGKINAGFYYLFNGLFGVSGLFNSSETSNINVVEYIMIWLCYMLNLKSTRDDNFTNLNNFYKANIKNHNNYTSFIELINEKKKLMNISKDKVSKLYELFKILCEMYTKIDDDNKKCNNYLKDANKFVDEYQKLLNDNDTDNGNNSYNQLLCTLSTDYDNLKSKCSDSSSFPEIKTPKKCVKRSEQNSQLISAQTSEAIAQSPSIGNKLFIVLSIFGAIAFFLGISYKYSLFGFRKRFQKQKLREKLKNIKKRINH